A region from the Mycolicibacterium litorale genome encodes:
- a CDS encoding transglutaminase family protein produces the protein MTDTPPPVAQTRAYRVTHRTVYRYSDVVTSSYGRGFLTPRESPRQRCLAHELLIEPDAADSSTSRDGYDNLSSYFHVTERHDTLSITSRSVVEVDPPPATLYAGGSARAPWELARPVGADGALATEFALDLQPPEITEAVRDYAATSFTPGRPLIEVLRDLGSRIHRDFTYRSGSTTVSTKVSEVLAAREGVCQDFARLAIACLRANGLAASYVSGYLATDPPPGKERMVGIDATHAWASVWTPQNQWLGLDPTNDQMEDERYIVVGIGRDYADVPPLRGIIYTDSESSAIEVSVDVAPLEGEVLHA, from the coding sequence GTGACCGACACGCCCCCGCCCGTTGCGCAGACGCGCGCCTACCGGGTCACCCACCGCACGGTGTACCGCTACTCCGACGTGGTCACCAGCTCCTACGGACGCGGCTTCCTCACCCCGCGGGAGTCGCCGCGGCAGCGGTGTCTGGCCCACGAACTGCTGATCGAACCGGACGCCGCCGACAGCTCGACGAGCCGTGACGGGTACGACAACCTCAGCTCGTATTTCCACGTCACCGAACGCCACGACACGCTCAGCATCACCAGCCGATCGGTGGTCGAGGTCGATCCACCGCCCGCCACGCTGTATGCCGGTGGATCGGCCAGGGCCCCCTGGGAGCTCGCCCGCCCGGTGGGCGCGGACGGCGCACTGGCCACCGAGTTCGCTCTCGACCTGCAGCCGCCGGAGATCACCGAGGCCGTACGCGATTACGCCGCAACGAGTTTCACGCCGGGCCGGCCGCTGATCGAGGTGCTGCGCGACCTGGGTTCGCGGATCCACCGCGATTTCACCTACCGCTCGGGGTCCACGACGGTGTCGACCAAGGTCAGCGAGGTTTTGGCGGCACGGGAAGGGGTATGTCAGGACTTCGCCCGGCTGGCGATCGCCTGCCTGCGCGCGAACGGTCTGGCCGCCAGCTACGTGTCGGGGTACCTGGCGACCGACCCCCCTCCCGGAAAGGAACGCATGGTAGGCATCGACGCGACGCATGCCTGGGCCTCGGTGTGGACACCGCAGAACCAATGGCTCGGGCTGGATCCCACCAACGACCAGATGGAGGACGAACGCTACATCGTGGTGGGCATCGGCCGGGATTACGCCGACGTCCCGCCGCTGCGCGGAATCATCTACACCGACTCGGAGAGCAGCGCGATCGAGGTGTCGGTCGACGTGGCACCGCTGGAGGGGGAAGTGCTGCATGCGTGA
- a CDS encoding circularly permuted type 2 ATP-grasp protein — protein MILSAEGPPEPAAADVDGVLAEYRAARAQQALFDVRGGAGSGYDEFVDAAGDIRPAWRELAQCVAERGRGGLDRLREVVRSLVDNDGITYIHVDQHGEVITGGDDNGTPGPWHLDGLPLVLDADDWDRLESGLVQRSRLLDAVLTDLYGPRRSITSGVLPPQLVFAHPGYVRAARGIEIPGRRQLFLHGCDVSRGADGAFHVNADWTQAPSGAGYALADRRVVAHAIPELYERIGPRPASPWAQALRLALIDAAPESAEEPVVVVLSPGIHSETAFDQAYLASVLGFPLVESPDLVVRDGKLWMRSLGTLKRVDVVLRRVDAEYADPLDLRADSRLGVVGLVEVLRRGAVTVVNSLGSGILESPGLLRFLPELAQELLGETPLLPTAPVYWGGIDLERSHLLSHVASLLITPVTGGDTIVGPALSRRQREELVARIDAAPWQWVGRELPQFSSAPTVHRRGGLSAAGVGMRLFTVAQRGGYAPMIGGLGYLLAPGNAAYKLNSVAAKDIWVRTPARVTAERIVSPDIDSAAPAPVTASPTREVSSPRVLSDLFWLGRYAERAEYTARLLNVTRERYHEYRYRQGMDGSECVPVLLAAIGDLTGTDTGVGGDQAEMIAIAPTTLWAVTADRHRAGSLAQSVERLGLAARSVRDQMSNDTWKVLAAVERAVLRSSTAPPESKTEGDAYLASAHSTTLAGMLALSGVAAESMIRDAGWTMMDIGKRIERGLGLTGLLRTTLVEARRPDAEQTITESTLVACESSVIYRRRMLGTVRVAAVADLLLFDAGNPRSLAYQVDRLRDGLRALPSSSGSSRPERLVDDLATRLRRVDPADLETVTPDGRRAELADLLDAMHRDLRALSGVITAAHLSLPGGMQPLWGPAERRLVP, from the coding sequence ATGATCCTGTCCGCCGAGGGTCCGCCCGAACCCGCCGCCGCCGACGTCGACGGCGTGCTCGCCGAGTACCGCGCCGCCCGCGCCCAGCAGGCGCTGTTCGACGTCCGCGGCGGCGCGGGCAGCGGGTACGACGAGTTCGTCGACGCGGCGGGCGACATCCGGCCCGCCTGGCGTGAGCTGGCGCAGTGCGTGGCCGAACGCGGCCGCGGCGGATTGGACCGGTTGCGCGAGGTCGTGCGCAGCCTCGTCGACAACGACGGCATCACCTACATCCACGTCGACCAGCACGGTGAGGTGATCACCGGCGGCGACGACAACGGCACCCCCGGGCCCTGGCACCTCGACGGGCTGCCGCTGGTGCTCGACGCCGACGACTGGGACCGGCTGGAATCCGGGCTGGTGCAGCGGTCCCGGCTACTCGACGCGGTGCTGACCGATCTCTACGGACCCCGCCGATCCATCACCAGCGGCGTCCTGCCCCCGCAACTGGTGTTCGCCCATCCGGGTTACGTGCGCGCCGCCCGCGGCATCGAAATCCCCGGGCGCCGCCAGCTCTTCCTGCACGGATGCGATGTGAGCCGCGGCGCCGACGGCGCGTTCCACGTCAACGCCGACTGGACCCAGGCACCGTCGGGCGCCGGCTACGCGCTCGCCGACCGCCGGGTGGTCGCCCACGCCATCCCCGAACTCTACGAACGGATCGGACCCCGGCCCGCGTCCCCGTGGGCCCAGGCGCTGCGCCTGGCGCTGATCGACGCGGCACCGGAATCGGCCGAGGAACCCGTCGTTGTCGTGCTCAGCCCCGGCATCCACTCCGAAACCGCCTTCGACCAGGCGTATCTCGCAAGCGTGCTCGGCTTCCCGCTGGTGGAGAGCCCCGATCTGGTGGTGCGCGACGGCAAGCTCTGGATGCGTTCGCTGGGCACGCTCAAGCGGGTGGACGTGGTGCTGCGCCGGGTCGACGCCGAGTACGCCGACCCGCTGGACCTGCGTGCCGACTCGCGACTCGGGGTGGTCGGCCTGGTCGAGGTGCTGCGCCGCGGCGCGGTCACCGTCGTCAACAGCCTGGGCAGCGGCATCCTCGAGAGCCCGGGGCTGCTGCGGTTCCTGCCCGAGTTGGCGCAGGAACTGCTCGGCGAGACGCCGCTGCTGCCGACCGCGCCCGTCTACTGGGGCGGTATCGACCTGGAACGCTCACATCTGCTGAGCCACGTCGCGTCGCTGCTGATCACACCGGTGACCGGTGGGGACACCATCGTCGGACCGGCACTGTCGCGGCGCCAGCGCGAGGAACTGGTCGCGCGGATCGACGCCGCTCCCTGGCAGTGGGTCGGCCGGGAACTGCCGCAGTTCTCCTCGGCGCCGACGGTGCACCGCAGGGGCGGCCTGTCGGCGGCCGGTGTCGGGATGCGGCTGTTCACCGTCGCGCAGCGCGGTGGCTACGCCCCGATGATCGGCGGCCTGGGTTACCTGCTGGCGCCCGGCAACGCCGCGTACAAGCTCAACAGCGTTGCCGCCAAGGACATCTGGGTCCGGACACCGGCGCGGGTCACCGCCGAGCGCATCGTCTCGCCCGACATCGACAGCGCCGCGCCCGCGCCGGTCACCGCCAGCCCGACCCGTGAGGTCAGCTCCCCGCGCGTGCTGTCGGACCTGTTCTGGCTGGGCCGCTACGCCGAACGCGCCGAATACACCGCGCGGCTGCTGAACGTCACCCGCGAGCGCTACCACGAATACCGCTACCGCCAGGGGATGGACGGCAGCGAATGCGTCCCGGTGCTGCTCGCCGCGATCGGCGACCTCACCGGCACCGACACCGGGGTGGGCGGCGACCAGGCCGAGATGATCGCGATCGCGCCCACCACACTGTGGGCCGTCACCGCCGACCGGCACCGCGCCGGATCGCTGGCCCAGTCCGTCGAGCGGCTGGGCCTGGCGGCGCGGTCCGTGCGCGACCAGATGTCCAACGACACCTGGAAGGTGCTGGCCGCCGTCGAACGGGCCGTGCTGCGGTCCTCGACCGCCCCGCCGGAATCGAAAACCGAAGGCGACGCGTACCTGGCGTCGGCGCACAGCACGACCCTGGCCGGCATGCTCGCCCTGTCCGGCGTGGCCGCCGAGTCGATGATCCGCGACGCCGGCTGGACGATGATGGACATCGGCAAACGCATCGAGCGCGGGCTCGGGCTGACCGGCCTGCTGCGGACCACGCTCGTCGAGGCGCGCCGCCCGGACGCCGAGCAGACCATCACCGAATCGACCCTGGTGGCCTGCGAATCCTCGGTCATCTACCGGCGCCGGATGCTGGGCACGGTCAGGGTGGCCGCCGTGGCGGACCTGCTGCTGTTCGACGCGGGGAATCCCCGCTCGCTGGCCTACCAGGTCGACCGGTTGCGCGACGGGCTGCGTGCGCTGCCGAGCTCCTCGGGCTCGTCGCGGCCGGAGCGGCTCGTCGACGACCTCGCCACCCGGTTGCGCCGCGTCGACCCGGCCGACCTCGAGACCGTCACGCCCGACGGGCGGCGGGCCGAGCTGGCCGACCTGCTCGACGCGATGCATCGCGATCTGCGCGCGCTCTCCGGTGTCATCACCGCGGCGCACCTGTCGCTTCCCGGTGGCATGCAGCCGCTGTGGGGCCCGGCCGAACGACGGCTGGTGCCGTGA